In Carya illinoinensis cultivar Pawnee chromosome 6, C.illinoinensisPawnee_v1, whole genome shotgun sequence, a single genomic region encodes these proteins:
- the LOC122313198 gene encoding serine/threonine-protein kinase ATR isoform X1 — MANLSSLVHELRERIAASSSTPPNNGDDGALELRFRAVLPNLLHAYVVPSSSANEREVIAVLKLIAHTARNFPGVFYHGKASAILPAVGRVLPFFAEPSFRSRHGVIFETVGSLLSLLRTGARDTYRQFFVDSMLVVEDLLYVALLCADNSNITESSRLTLKCFRETFMGILSDPAHLGDLPESNKASDGAGIMINLTGKRRWRPFATWIIKLLSKCLTEGTLYVEGLIHASFVSAACSLLCYGDADLQMACFDFARVIGSVTNYDIIARHNLIQSITTILSEDKEGLPVFRNMAYDSSLGGCLNALHSSCSDDVVKLTAADLVNVFPQSMWRTKSQELKVALCNAYIRIAKICPPHVWKPESLIHMLCFPEPCFQLIDCFQVALSILGPVSVGGKAKNYHGQDSLTSSGTSIENLRVGEKRPILDVDTFKVKRQKLDLETMASVASVQMQSKYTSIVACEREDKYANDMHKSLLSFVRYLSSPDVGRDTLSPHVALTALSMLCIAFYKYPETNLSICIFQQMCAWIPWICDLAKQGNSIALDVSIYLEGIHSILLLQSAAFWYMDDGTPFLETTIFKYTDNKADLLPVVLKLPWSHSLVVTEPHHRWTTKCISVQVASKLGPSLITEIGLEVLDLSLHDDVEEVRLEAVASMPVIVLWSGLGALTHIFRRLEFLGREKDEKVKSVIPLSLGFLSCLHGSFAAVDGLHKSACKLFLNINNEKHSQTLDYLPKGFWCSKCDQNVVHNHELYSRIIDPSDLHQTEISLDSDFFHLQTLFFEILYDESSEEAQVACVGILRRILIHVTPDLLLKTRSEWTKCIEFLLLNRRKAVREAFCSQISSFLEDHIFSYLFFCEGRSNQSKEQNFLDIIKHALAAAEDPQIFETLLESTAEIMVAVDIHSQLFLFSLILLVDQLDNQHITVRMSASRLIHKSCYFQLKGGFELTLLKVVHIRNELFDYLSARLASRPKMVREFAEAVLGIETEELVKKMIPVVLPKVVVSQQDNDQAVDTLYELAKCVNIDMVPLIVNWLPKVLAFALHRADEQELLSALQFYHTHTGSDKQEIFAAALPALLDELVCFLDGGDSDEITERLARVPQMIKEVARVLTGGEDLPGFLRNHFVGLLNSIDRKMLHADDLSLQQQALKRIEMLIKMMETHLSTYVPKLMVLLMHAVDKESLQTEGLCVLLFFIEQLAKVSPSSTKHVISQVFAALIPLLEREKENPSTNLDKVVRILEELVLKNKVMLKECIREFPPLPSIPALTEVNRAIQDARGSMILKDQLRDVADGLNHENLNVRYMVVFELRKLLNLRRGEVTALITAEAGSDMDILSSLITSLLRGCAEESRTAVGQRLKLICADCLGALGAVDPAKVKGFSCQRFKIECSDDDLIFELIHKHLARAFRAAPDTIIQDSAALAIQELLKIAGCEASLDVNASASMSQPLKEKGSLKVAASGIKSATGSSQMNGRGQKLWDRFSNYVKEIIAPCLTSRFQLPNVADSACTGPIYRPSMSFRRWIFFWIKKLTVHATGSRAGIFNSCRGIVRHDMQTAMYLLPYLVLDAVCHGTREARSGITEEILYVLDAAASENSGATVHGVSGGQNEVCVQAVFTLLDNLGQWVDDVEQELALSRSFQSSASKQQASKSKDQHPTLTDQDQLLVQYKYVSELLTAIPKVTLARASFRCQAYARSLMYYESHVQEKSGSFNPAAERSGVFEDEDISYLMEIYSCLDEPDGLSGLACLRKSLRLQDQLLINKKAGNWAEVLTSCEQALQMEPTSVQRHSDVLNCLLNMCHLQAMVTHVDGLISRIPQYKKTWCMQGVQAAWRLGRWDLMDEYINEADEEGLLCSSSESNASFDMDVAKILQAMMKKDQFSVAEKIAVSKQALIAPLAAAGMDSYTRAYPFIVKLHLLRELEDFQGLLVDDSFLEKSFHLGDLGFSKVIENWENRLRFTQPSLWAREPLLAFRRLVFGSSGLGAHVGNCWVQYAKLCRLAGHYETANRAILEAQASGASNVHMEKAKLLWSTRRSDGAITELQHTLLNMPVEVVGTAVISSITSLSLVPLNPLPLVCDSQALNENRDIAKTLLLYSRWIHYTGQKQKEDVISLYSRVRELQPKWEKGYFYMAKYCDELLADARKRQEENFDIGPRMVPSTSAIVGSSNVNGEKHWWSYVPDVLLFYAKGLHRGHNNLFQALPRLLTLWFDFGSIYQRSGSSSKKDLKSVHGKAMSIMRGCLNDLPTYQWLTVLPQLVSRICHQNEEIVRLVKHIITSVLRQYPQQALWIMAAVSKSTVPSRREAAAEIIQAARKGFSQGNGGNNLFVQFASLIDHLIKLCFHPGQPKARTINISTEFSALKRMMPLGIIMPIQQSLTVSLPTYDVNFTDVTSNIFSATDLPTISGITDEAEILSSLQRPKKIVLLGSDGREHPFLCKPKDDLRKDARMMEFTAMINRLLSKYPESRRRKLYIRTFAVIPLTEDCGMVEWVPHTRGLRHILQDIYITCGKFDRQKTNPQIKRIYDQCQGKMLEEEMLKTKILPMFPPVFHKWFLNTFSEPAAWFRARVAYAHTTAVWSMVGHIVGLGDRHGENILFDSTTGDCVHVDFSCLFDKGLQLEKPELVPFRLTQNMIDGLGITGYEGIFLRVCEITLSVLRTHRETLMSVLETFIHDPLVEWTKSHKSSGVEVQNPHAQRAINNIEARLQGVVVGVGAAPSLPLAVEGQARRLIAEAVSHKNLGKMYIWWMPWF, encoded by the exons ATGGCGAACCTGTCCAGCCTTGTACACGAGCTGCGAGAACGCATAGCAGCCTCATCATCGACTCCTCCAAATAACGGAGACGACGGCGCTTTGGAACTCAGATTCCGCGCCGTTCTCCCCAATCTTCTCCACGCCTACGTCGTCCCCTCTTCCTCTG CGAATGAGAGAGAAGTTATAGCTGTACTGAAGCTAATCGCTCACACTGCAAGGAATTTTCCTGGAGTCTTTTACCACGGAAAGGCTAGTGCAATTTTACCTGCGGTCGGTCGAGTACTGCCTTTCTTTGCCGAGCCTTCGTTTCG CTCTCGACACGGAGTAATTTTTGAGACGGTTGGATCCCTTTTATCCTTACTTCGCACTGGAGCTCGAGACACGTACCGACAATTTTTTGTTGATTCCATGTTGGTTGTTGAAG ATCTTTTGTATGTTGCTTTACTCTGTGCTGACAATTCAAACATTACGGAATCCAGTCGCTTGACTTTGAAGTGCTTCCGTGAGACCTTTATGGGAATTTTAAGTGACCCTGCTCATCTTGGGGATCTTCCAGAAAGTAATAAAGCATCTGATGGTGCTGGTATTATGATTAACCTTACGGGAAAAAGGAGGTGGCGACCTTTTGCTACTTGGATCATTAAGCTTCTCAGTAAATGCTTAACAGAAGGAACTTTGTATGTTGAAGGACTAATCCATGCTTCATTTGTTTCGGCTGCATGTTCTCTTTTATGTTATGGTGATGCTGATTTGCAAATG GCATGCTTTGACTTTGCACGCGTCATTGGATCGGTGACAAATTATGATATTATTGCTCGTCACAATCTGATCCAGTCGATAACTACCATACTAAGTGAGGACAAAGAAGGTCTTCCTGTTTTCAG AAATATGGCTTATGATTCGTCCTTGGGTGGCTGCCTTAATGCACTACACTCCAGTTGTTCTGATGATGTAGTCAAACTAACAGCTGCAGATTTAGTCAATGTTTTTCCTCAGTCCATGTGGAGAACTAAAAGCCAGGAGCTTAAG GTTGCATTGTGCAATGCTTACATACGAATTGCTAAAATCTGCCCCCCTCATGTCTGGAAGCCAGAATCGCTTATTCACATGCTCTGTTTTCCAGAACCTTGCTTTCAATTGATAGACTGCTTTCAAGTTGCTTTGTCAATTCTTGGACCTGTTAGTGTTGGGGGCAAAGCAAAAAATTACCATGGTCAGGATTCATTAACATCAAGTGGTACATCAATTGAAAACTTGAGGGTTGGAGAAAAGAGGCCCATTCTGGATGTGGATACTTTCAAGGTCAAACGTCAAAAGTTGGATCTAGAAACAATGGCTTCTGTTGCTAGCGTTCAGATGCAAAGCAAGTATACTAGTATCGTTGCTTGTGAAAGAGAAGACAAATATGCGAATGACATGCATAAATCACTTCTTTCATTTGTTAGATATCTAAGCTCTCCTGATGTTGGACGTGATACTTTAAGCCCACATGTTGCATTGACAGCTCTTAGCATGCTATGCATTGCCTTCTATAAATACCCAGAGACCAATCTGTCAATCTGCATTTTCCAACAGATGTGTGCATGGATACCCTGGATATGCGATCTG GCAAAGCAAGGAAATTCGATCGCACTTGATGTTTCCATTTACTTGGAAGGAATTCACAGCATATTGCTTTTGCAAA GTGCTGCTTTCTGGTACATGGATGATG GTACCCCTTTTTTGGAGACCACGATATTTAAATATACAGATAATAAGGCAGACCTTTTACCTGTGGTACTAAAGCTACCATGGTCCCATTCTCTTGTGGTTACTGAACCTCATCATAGATGGACAACTAAATGTATCTCAGTTCAAGTGGCTTCTAAGCTTGGTCCTAGCTTAATAACTGAAATTGGTCTTGAAGTCTTGGACTTGAGCCTTCATGATGATGTTGAAGAAGTTAGACTTGAAGCCGTTGCTTCTATGCCAGTGATTGTCTTGTGGTCTGGTCTTGGTGCACTAACACATATATTCAGAAGGCTGGA GTTCTTAGGGAGAGAGAAGGATGAGAAGGTTAAGAGTGTTATTCCCCTTTCTCTTGGTTTTTTGTCATGCCTTCATGGATCTTTTGCTGCTGTAGATGGTCTGCATAAAAGTGCATGCAAGTTATTTCTGAATATAAACAATGAGAAACATAGTCAAACATTGGATTACTTGCCTAAAGGATTCTGGTGTTCGAAGTGTGACCAGAATGTTGTACACAATCATGAACTATATTCAAGAATCATAGATCCATCTGATTTGCATCAGACAGAAATTAGTTTGGATTCTGACTTCTTCCATCTACAGACTCTTTTCTTTGAAATTCTTTATGATGAGTCATCAGAAGAGGCTCAAGTTGCCTGTGTGGGAATTCTTCGAAGGATTCTTATACATGTGACTCCAGATCTTCTGCTTAAAACAAGATCTGAATGGACCAAATGCATTGAATTTTTGCTCCTTAATCGAAGGAAGGCTGTGAGGGAAGCATTTTGCTCTCAGATTAGTTCTTTTCTTGAGGATCATATTTTCAgctatttgtttttttgtgaGGGCAGATCAAACCAAAGCAAAGAACAAAATTTTCTGGATATAATTAAACATGCCTTGGCAGCAGCTGAAGATCCCCAAATCTTTGAAACTCTTTTGGAATCTACTGCAGAAATCATGGTTGCAGTTGATATTCACAGCCaacttttcttgttttctcttatCTTGTTAGTTGATCAGCTTGATAACCAACATATTACAGTGAGAATGAGTGCATCGAGGTTAATACACAAATCTTGCTACTTTCAGCTTAAAGGAGGATTCGAGCTTACCCTTCTTAAAGTTGTTCATATACGAAATGAATTATTTGATTATCTATCAGCGAGGCTTGCCAGCCGTCCAAAAATGGTCAGGGAGTTTGCAGAAGCTGTTCTTGGTATTGAAACTGAAGAACTTGTGAAGAAAATGATTCCTGTTGTTCTTCCAAAGGTAGTGGTGTCTCAGCAGGATAATGATCAAGCAGTTGATACGTTATATGAATTGGCCAAGTGTGTGAATATCGATATGGTGCCTCTGATAGTTAATTGGCTGCCAAAAGTGCTTGCTTTTGCTCTCCATCGAGCTGATGAGCAAGAGTTACTCTCAGCTTTGCAATTTTACCATACACATACTGGTTCTGACAAGCAAGAAATATTTGCGGCAGCATTACCTGCCCTTTTAGATGAACTGGTTTGCTTTCTGGATGGCGGTGATTCAGATGAGATAACTGAAAG GTTAGCAAGAGTACCTCAGATGATTAAAGAAGTTGCCAGAGTTCTAACTGGTGGCGAAGATCTTCCAGGATTTCTGAGGAATCATTTTGTTGGCCTCCTTAACAGTATTGATAGAAAAATGCTCCATGCCGATGATTTATCGCTGCAGCAACAAGCCTTAAAACGTATTGAGATGCTCATTAAAATGATGGAAACTCACCTTAGTACTTACGTGCCAAAACTGATGGTTCTTCTCATGCATGCTGTTGATAAAGAATCGCTACAGACTGAGGGTCTCTGTGTCTTGCTTTTTTTCATTGAGCAGCTAGCAAAAGTATCACCATCTAGCACTAAACATGTAATTTCTCAAGTTTTTGCTGCTCTTATTCCTttgttggagagagagaaagaaaatccTTCAACGAATTTGGATAAAGTGGTTAGAATTTTGGAAGAACTTGTTTTAAAGAACAAGGTTATGCTAAAGGAATGTATTCGTGAGTTCCCTCCATTACCTAGTATTCCTGCTTTGACAGAAGTTAACAGAGCCATACAAGATGCCCGTGGGTCCATGATCTTGAAGGATCAATTGCGAGATGTTGCTGATGGTTTGAATCATGAGAACTTGAATGTGAGGTATATGGTAGTGTTCGAGTTGAGAAAGTTGCTAAACCTAAGAAGGGGTGAGGTTACAGCCCTGATCACTGCCGAAGCTGGTTCAGACATGGATATTTTGAGCTCTTTGATCACGTCTTTACTAAGAGGATGCGCAGAAGAATCAAGGACTGCAGTAGGACAGCGGCTGAAGTTGATCTGTGCGGATTGCCTAGGAGCACTGGGTGCAGTTGACCCTGCCAAAGTGAAGGGTTTTTCATGCCAACGCTTTAAAATTGAATGTTCTGATGATGACCTTATATTTGAGTTGATCCACAAGCATCTGGCCAGGGCTTTCAGAGCTGCACCAGATACCATTATTCAAGACTCAGCTGCATTGGCTATACAGGAGCTGCTAAAAATTGCAGGTTGTGAGGCATCACTGGACGTCAATGCTTCTGCTTCTATGTCACAGCCACTGAAGGAAAAAGGATCTTTGAAAGTTGCTGCATCTGGGATTAAGAGTGCTACTGGTAGCAGTCAGATGAATGGGAGGGGTCAAAAACTGTGGGACCGGTTTTCTAATTATGTTAAAGAGATAATTGCCCCCTGCTTAACCTCTAGATTTCAGCTTCCAAATGTGGCTGATTCTGCATGCACGGGCCCAATTTACCGTCCCTCTATGTCATTCAGGAGATGGATTTTCTTTTGGATAAAAAAACTAACTGTGCATGCAACTGGATCTCGTGCTGGTATTTTTAATTCTTGTCGAGGTATAGTGCGCCATGATATGCAAACAGCTATGTATCTGCTGCCTTATTTAGTCCTTGATGCTGTTTGTCATGGTACAAGGGAAGCACGCAGTGGCATAACAGAAGAAATACTATATGTTCTTGATGCTGCTGCATCAGAAAATAGTGGTGCTACAGTTCATGGAGTCAGTGGGGGGCAAAATGAAGTTTGCGTCCAGGCTGTGTTCACTCTTCTTGATAATCTTGGTCAATGGGTGGATGATGTTGAACAAGAGCTAGCTCTTTCCCGGTCTTTTCAGTCATCAGCTTCTAAGCAGCAGGCATCCAAGTCAAAGGATCAACATCCAACTTTGACAGATCAGGACCAGCTCCTCGTACAGTATAAATATGTTTCTGAACTGCTGACTGCAATCCCAAAGGTGACACTTGCCAGAGCATCTTTTAGGTGCCAGGCTTATGCAAGGTCTCTAATGTACTATGAGTCTCATGTACAGGAGAAGTCGGGTTCTTTCAACCCTGCTGCTGAGAGGAGTGGTGTTTTTGAGGATGAAGATATCTCATATCTAATGGAAATATACAGCTGTCTGGATGAGCCTGATGGTCTTTCTGGATTGGCTTGTTTACGTAAATCTTTAAGGTTACAAGACCAACTCTTAATCAACAAAAAAGCAGGAAACTGGGCAGAAGTTTTAACTTCATGTGAACAGGCTCTGCAAATGGAGCCAACTTCAGTTCAGAGGCATTCAGATGTGCTTAACTGTTTACTAAACATGTGCCACCTTCAGGCCATGGTAACTCATGTGGATGGTTTAATCTCAAGGATTCCACAATACAAGAAAACATGGTGCATGCAAGGTGTGCAAGCAGCATGGAGGCTTGGCAGGTGGGATTTGATGGATGAATACATTAATGAAGCTGATGAAGAGGGTTTACTTTGTAGCAGCTCTGAGAGTAATGCTTCCTTTGACATGGATGTTGCAAAGATTCTCCAAGCAATGATGAAGAAGGATCAATTCTCAGTtgctgagaaaattgcagtgTCCAAACAAGCTCTGATTGCTCCTCTGGCTGCTGCTGGCATGGATTCCTATACAAGGGCATATCCATTCATTGTGAAACTTCACTTGCTACGAGAACTGGAAGACTTCCAAGGTCTTCTTGTTGACGACTCTTTCTTGGAGAAATCATTTCATTTGGGTGATCTGGGATTCTCCAAAGTGATAGAGAACTGGGAGAATCGTCTCAGATTTACACAGCCATCACTTTGGGCAAGGGAGCCACTTTTGGCTTTCCGAAGACTGGTTTTTGGTTCCAGTGGTCTTGGTGCTCATGTTGGGAACTGCTGGGTTCAATATGCAAAGCTCTGTCGCTTGGCTGGTCACTATGAAACAGCCAACCGAGCAATTCTTGAAGCTCAGGCTTCGGGAGCATCTAATGTGCACATGGAAAAGGCCAAGCTTCTGTGGAGTACTAGGCGATCTGATGGTGCCATTACAGAGCTGCAACACACTCTCCTGAACATGCCTGTTGAGGTTGTAGGTACCGCTGTAATATCATCAATTACTAGTCTTTCACTAGTTCCCCTGAACCCACTGCCTTTGGTTTGCGACAGTCAGGCTTTGAATGAAAATCGAGATATTGCAAAGACCCTTCTCCTCTATTCTAGGTGGATCCACTACACTGGGCAGAAGCAGAAAGAAGATGTGATAAGTCTTTATTCAAGGGTGAGAGAACTGCAGCCTAAGTGGGAGAAAGGATACTTCTATATGGCCAAGTATTGTGATGAACTGCTCGCTGATGCCAGGAAACGTCAGGAAGAGAATTTTGATATAGGTCCTAGGATGGTGCCATCAACTTCTGCTATTGTTGGTTCTTCAAACGTAAATGGTGAGAAGCATTGGTGGTCTTACGTGCCTGATGTATTGTTATTCTATGCAAAGGGGCTACATAGGGGCCACAATAATCTCTTTCAAGCACTTCCAAGGTTGTTGACCCTGTGGTTTGATTTTGGAAGCATTTATCAGAGAAGTGGTTCGTCATCCAAGAAAGATTTGAAAAGCGTCCATGGGAAG GCAATGAGTATCATGCGTGGCTGTCTGAATGATTTGCCAACATATCAGTGGTTAACAGTTCTGCCTCAGTTAGTTTCCAGAATTTGCCACCAAAATGAAGAAATTGTTCGATTGGTCAAGCACATTATTACCTCAGTGCTTCGGCAATACCCACAGCAAGCCCTATGGATTATGGCGGCAGTTTCCAAATCCACTGTTCCATCAAGGCGGGAGGCAGCTGCAGAAATAATACAAGCTGCACGGAAAGGATTCAGTCAAGGAAATGGTGGCAACAATTTGTTTGTTCAGTTTGCTAGCCTGATTGACCATCTAATCAAGTTGTGTTTCCATCCTGGTCAGCCAAAAGCAAGGACAATTAATATCTCAACTGAATTTAGTGCCTTGAAAAGGATGATGCCACTGGGAATTATCATGCCAATTCAACAGTCTCTTACTGTGAGTCTACCAACATATGATGTGAATTTCACAGACGTGACCTCTAATATCTTTTCTGCCACAGACCTTCCTACAATATCAGGAATAACTGATGAAGCTGagattctttcttctcttcagCGACCTAAGAAA ATTGTTCTTTTGGGTAGTGATGGAAGGGAACATCCATTCCTATGCAAACCCAAGGATGACCTTAGGAAAGATGCACGAATGATGGAGTTCACAGCAATGATTAATCGTTTGTTATCCAAATATCCTGAAAGCCGTCGAAGGAAGCTTTACATTCGCACCTTTGCGGTGATTCCTCTAACAGAGGACTGTGGTATGGTAGAATGGGTGCCCCACACTCGTGGACTGCGACATATACTTCAAGACATTTACATAACCTGTGGGAAATTTGATAGGCAGAAGACAAATCCTCAAATTAAACGAATTTATGATCAATGCCAAGGTAAAATGCTGGAGGAGGAGATGTTGAAAACCAAAATCCTTCCAATGTTTCCACCAGTATTTCACAAATGGTTCTTGAATACTTTTTCTGAGCCAGCAGCTTGGTTTAGAGCTCGGGTTGCTTATGCTCACACTACTGCAGTTTGGTCCATGGTTGGGCATATTGTGGGGCTGGGTGACCGACATGGTGAAAACATTCTTTTTGATTCAACCACCGGTGATTGTGTTCATGTTGATTTCAGCTGCTTGTTTGACAAAGGCTTGCAGTTGGAGAAGCCTGAGCTGGTGCCTTTCAGGCTAACCCAG AACATGATTGATGGCTTGGGCATCACAGGGTATGAGGGCATCTTCTTGAGGGTCTGTGAAATCACGCTTTCTGTCCTGAGAACACACAGGGAGACTTTGATGAGTGTTCTTGAAACTTTCATTCATGACCCGCTTGTGGAATGGACAAAATCTCACAAGTCCAGTGGAGTAGAAGTTCAGAATCCACACGCACAG CGAGCCATCAACAATATTGAGGCAAGGTTGCAAGGAGTTGTTGTTGGTGTTGGGGCAGCACCATCTTTGCCTCTGGCTGTAGAAGGTCAGGCTCGTCGATTAATAGCAGAAGCTGTATCTCACAAGAATCTTGGTAAGATGTATATATGGTGGATGCCATGGTTTTAG